In one Mucilaginibacter ginsenosidivorax genomic region, the following are encoded:
- the gndA gene encoding NADP-dependent phosphogluconate dehydrogenase, which produces MSATTDKYAFGMIGLGVMGRSLLLNMADHGFAVAGHDKDAAKVSSLNDEAGDRAAKGFGDVKEFIQSLTTPRAIMMLVPAGKIVDAVIEELTPLLEKGDILIDGGNSHFTDTNRRVEQLEAIGLHFFGMGVSGGEEGARRGPSMMPGGDKDAYNVMKPIFEAIAAKVDGAPCVTYIGPGASGHFVKMVHNGIEYGMMQLLAETYEVMKKGLKLDNDAMQKVFAQWNEGRLQSFLLDITKDIFAFKAPGTDHLLLDDIKDEARAKGTGKWTSQVAMDLQAPIPTIDSAVSMRDMSKYKALRVKAASLYAKEPISLDGSTDEIIADLEQAFYFTMIISYAQGMHLLSNASAEYKYDLHLGEIAKIWRGGCIIRSKFLNDIFKAYEKDAKLEHLLLDSNVQSLVEGALPGIRKLLSKTIVAGIATPAYTASLSYFDAFRSERMPSNLTQAQRDYFGAHTYELIGKEGTFHTQWTKAED; this is translated from the coding sequence ATGAGCGCAACAACAGATAAATATGCTTTTGGCATGATAGGCTTAGGCGTTATGGGCCGCAGCTTACTACTTAACATGGCCGATCATGGCTTTGCAGTAGCCGGGCATGATAAGGACGCCGCAAAGGTATCGTCATTAAATGATGAGGCCGGCGACAGGGCCGCTAAAGGCTTTGGCGATGTAAAAGAATTTATTCAAAGCCTTACCACGCCACGTGCCATTATGATGCTGGTACCTGCCGGTAAAATTGTAGACGCAGTAATTGAGGAACTTACTCCGTTATTGGAGAAAGGCGATATTTTAATTGATGGCGGTAATTCGCACTTTACCGATACCAACCGCCGTGTTGAGCAGCTGGAGGCTATTGGCCTGCACTTTTTTGGCATGGGCGTATCTGGTGGCGAAGAAGGTGCCCGCCGAGGCCCTAGCATGATGCCGGGCGGCGATAAAGATGCCTACAACGTAATGAAACCAATATTTGAGGCTATTGCCGCTAAAGTTGATGGCGCCCCTTGCGTTACGTACATTGGCCCCGGTGCATCTGGCCACTTTGTTAAAATGGTGCATAACGGCATTGAGTATGGAATGATGCAGTTACTTGCCGAAACCTACGAAGTAATGAAAAAGGGCCTTAAGCTTGATAACGATGCCATGCAAAAGGTATTTGCCCAGTGGAACGAAGGACGCTTACAGTCTTTCCTGCTGGATATTACCAAAGATATCTTTGCGTTTAAAGCTCCCGGAACCGATCATTTATTATTAGACGATATTAAAGACGAGGCCCGTGCCAAAGGCACAGGTAAATGGACGTCGCAGGTGGCCATGGATTTGCAGGCACCTATTCCTACTATCGACAGTGCTGTATCCATGCGCGATATGTCGAAATATAAAGCGTTGCGCGTAAAAGCAGCCAGCCTGTATGCCAAAGAACCTATCAGCTTAGATGGCAGCACCGATGAGATAATTGCCGATTTAGAGCAGGCATTCTATTTCACGATGATCATCAGCTACGCGCAGGGCATGCACTTGCTATCAAACGCATCAGCCGAGTACAAATATGATTTGCACCTGGGCGAGATTGCCAAAATATGGAGGGGCGGCTGTATTATCCGCTCAAAATTCCTGAACGATATTTTTAAAGCTTACGAGAAGGATGCCAAACTTGAGCACTTGTTGTTAGATAGTAATGTACAATCGCTGGTTGAAGGCGCTTTGCCAGGCATCAGGAAATTACTGTCAAAAACAATTGTTGCAGGTATTGCTACTCCTGCATATACTGCTTCGTTAAGTTATTTTGATGCTTTCCGCAGCGAAAGGATGCCATCAAACCTTACTCAGGCCCAGCGCGATTATTTTGGCGCGCATACCTACGAGCTTATAGGCAAAGAAGGAACCTTCCATACACAGTGGACCAAAGCCGAAGACTAA
- the zwf gene encoding glucose-6-phosphate dehydrogenase: protein MSSSTKSDPTIFIIFGGTGDLNSRKIAPALYNLFLDGWMPKQFSIIGTGRTKLTDEQFRENLFNDINQFSRSGKTDEKQWAEFVKNIYYQVSDANDFETYKEFGKRIEKHNAEWKTKANVLFYLAVAPNFFPIIASNISKAKLADDKKRVRIIIEKPFGHDLETAKELNALLKSIFDECQIYRIDHYLGKETVQNIMAFRFANSIMEPLWNRNYIEHVQISVTEQLGVEERGDYYDGSGAMRDMIQNHLLQLLCHIAMEPPVSFSADEVRDRKVDVLKAMRKFTPEDVRNSAVRGQYGSGWMKGKEVAGYREEPKVNPESNTETFAAIKFFIDNWRWQGVPFYLRTGKRMHQSSSVITIQFKDVPHLIFPTEAAESWQQNRLIISIQPEMSIRLQVQAKRPGIDMVLNVVDMVFDYKGTYTNQAPEAYETLILDTMMGDQTLFMRGDQVEEAWALVMPILSTWQHKKSLNFPNYSADSWGPEAAEALIARDGFNWFTLPVNGKK from the coding sequence ATGAGCTCAAGCACAAAATCAGACCCTACCATATTTATCATTTTTGGCGGCACGGGCGATTTGAATTCCCGTAAAATTGCACCGGCACTTTATAACCTGTTTTTAGACGGGTGGATGCCCAAGCAATTTTCAATTATTGGTACCGGTCGTACAAAATTAACCGACGAGCAATTCAGGGAAAACCTGTTTAACGATATCAACCAGTTTTCGCGCAGCGGTAAAACCGACGAAAAGCAATGGGCCGAGTTTGTAAAAAATATCTACTACCAGGTATCAGATGCCAACGATTTTGAAACCTACAAAGAATTTGGCAAACGCATTGAAAAACATAATGCCGAATGGAAAACCAAGGCTAACGTATTGTTTTACCTTGCGGTAGCGCCAAACTTTTTCCCAATCATTGCATCCAATATATCAAAAGCCAAACTGGCCGACGATAAAAAACGGGTACGAATCATTATCGAGAAACCTTTTGGGCACGACCTGGAAACCGCTAAGGAACTGAATGCGTTGTTAAAAAGCATTTTTGACGAGTGCCAGATCTATCGTATTGACCACTACCTGGGTAAAGAAACCGTGCAGAATATTATGGCCTTCCGCTTTGCCAACTCCATTATGGAGCCGCTGTGGAACCGTAACTATATTGAGCACGTACAGATTTCGGTTACCGAACAATTGGGCGTTGAAGAGCGTGGTGATTACTACGACGGCAGTGGCGCCATGAGGGATATGATCCAGAATCACCTGTTGCAGTTACTTTGCCACATAGCTATGGAGCCGCCGGTTAGCTTTAGTGCCGATGAAGTGCGCGACCGTAAGGTTGATGTATTAAAGGCCATGCGTAAGTTTACACCCGAAGACGTGCGTAACTCGGCGGTTAGGGGCCAGTACGGCAGCGGATGGATGAAAGGTAAAGAGGTAGCCGGTTATCGCGAGGAGCCAAAAGTTAACCCCGAATCAAATACCGAAACTTTTGCCGCCATTAAATTTTTTATCGACAACTGGCGCTGGCAAGGTGTACCATTCTATTTACGAACCGGTAAAAGAATGCACCAGTCATCATCGGTTATTACTATTCAATTTAAAGATGTTCCGCATTTAATATTCCCAACAGAGGCCGCCGAAAGCTGGCAGCAAAACAGGCTCATCATCAGCATTCAGCCCGAGATGAGTATCCGTTTACAGGTACAGGCCAAGCGCCCGGGAATTGATATGGTATTAAACGTAGTTGATATGGTGTTTGACTATAAAGGCACCTACACTAACCAGGCACCGGAAGCATATGAAACGCTGATACTTGATACTATGATGGGCGATCAAACCCTGTTTATGCGTGGCGACCAGGTAGAAGAGGCTTGGGCATTGGTTATGCCGATTCTAAGCACCTGGCAACATAAAAAGAGCCTGAATTTCCCTAACTATTCTGCCGATTCATGGGGACCTGAAGCTGCCGAAGCATTAATTGCCCGCGACGGCTTTAACTGGTTTACCTTACCTGTAAATGGAAAAAAATAG
- the pgl gene encoding 6-phosphogluconolactonase produces MNLNIFNTADEVLMALADYFVKIADASISARGKFTVALSGGSSPKKLYELLASTSYADQVDWTKVYFFFGDERNVPQTHKDSNYLMAKTALFDPLLISPANIFAVDTTFEPADAAARYWDMIATFFDEDELSFDLVLLGLGDNSHTASLFPHTPVLHDTTPGVKEVWLEDQQVWRITLNAPLINDARYIAFLVYGEGKAIAVHHVLEDDEDIEEYPAQLIDSIVGETEWFLDEPAAANLQELE; encoded by the coding sequence ATGAATTTAAATATCTTCAATACTGCCGATGAAGTGCTGATGGCGCTGGCAGATTATTTTGTTAAAATAGCCGATGCATCTATCTCTGCAAGAGGTAAGTTTACTGTAGCGCTGTCGGGTGGCAGCTCGCCCAAAAAACTGTATGAACTGCTTGCTTCAACCAGTTATGCGGACCAGGTAGACTGGACAAAAGTTTATTTCTTTTTTGGCGATGAGCGTAATGTGCCGCAAACCCATAAGGATAGCAACTACCTGATGGCCAAAACCGCCTTGTTTGATCCGTTGCTGATAAGCCCGGCCAACATATTTGCGGTTGATACCACATTTGAACCGGCCGACGCTGCTGCACGGTATTGGGATATGATAGCTACCTTTTTTGATGAAGATGAATTGAGTTTTGACCTGGTACTTTTAGGCTTAGGCGATAACTCACATACCGCGTCATTATTCCCGCATACGCCCGTATTGCATGATACCACACCGGGAGTGAAAGAAGTATGGCTGGAAGATCAGCAGGTTTGGCGTATTACGCTGAATGCCCCGCTGATTAATGATGCCCGCTACATCGCGTTCCTGGTTTATGGCGAGGGCAAAGCCATTGCCGTACACCATGTACTGGAAGATGACGAAGATATTGAAGAGTACCCTGCCCAACTGATAGATTCGATAGTTGGCGAAACCGAGTGGTTTTTAGACGAACCCGCTGCTGCAAACCTGCAGGAACTGGAGTAA